One Micromonospora sp. WMMD812 genomic window carries:
- a CDS encoding M48 family metallopeptidase, with translation MAGARKPVVEVRRSQRRRRTVSAYRDGERVVVLIPDQFSRAEESEWVDRMLARLAAREGRLARSDAELLGRATRLINTYLAEYGRQAVPASVRWVTNQNGRWGSCTPADRTIRISHRVQDMPDWVIDYVLLHELAHLIVPSHNASFWALVGRYSKTERARGYLEGVAAAACVPALTD, from the coding sequence ATGGCAGGGGCGCGTAAGCCGGTTGTCGAGGTGCGGCGCAGCCAGCGCCGGCGACGTACGGTGTCCGCCTACCGCGACGGTGAGCGGGTCGTCGTCCTGATCCCCGATCAGTTCTCCCGGGCCGAGGAGAGCGAGTGGGTCGACCGCATGCTGGCCCGGCTCGCCGCCCGGGAGGGGCGCCTCGCCCGGTCCGACGCCGAGCTGCTCGGCCGGGCCACCCGACTGATCAACACCTACCTCGCCGAGTACGGTCGGCAGGCCGTCCCGGCCAGCGTGCGGTGGGTGACGAACCAGAACGGTCGCTGGGGCTCCTGCACCCCCGCCGACCGGACCATCCGGATCTCGCACCGCGTCCAGGACATGCCCGACTGGGTGATCGACTACGTGCTGCTGCACGAACTGGCGCACCTCATCGTGCCCAGCCACAACGCCTCGTTCTGGGCCCTGGTCGGCCGCTACTCGAAGACGGAGCGGGCCCGCGGCTACCTGGAGGGCGTCGCCGCGGCCGCCTGCGTCCCGGCGCTGACCGACTGA